A genomic stretch from Cellulomonas sp. KRMCY2 includes:
- a CDS encoding aldehyde dehydrogenase family protein: protein MEELDDDLRSVQEARRLAVTCRTAQREFATATQQEVDRVCAAMADAVYREAARLGAMAVEETGYGVPAHKRIKVEFASRAVWESIKDVPTVGILRRDPAAGIVEIGAPVGVVVGLCPSTNPSSTAVYKVLISVKARNGCIIAPHPAAKRSTYEAVKVMIEAGERAGMPKGLVACMQQVSLQGSQELMKHYATSVILATGGTPMVRAAHSSGKPAFGVGPGNVPVYVDRSADVLAAAEAIVNSKAFDCSTICATEQSVVADEPIAGTLRAEMERLGAYWVNPAQKAALERTVFAPGGAMNPRAVGKTPQALAQLAGIEVPAWARILVAELSAVGREEPLSAEKLTTVLGWYVEKGWRAGCDRSIELLRFGGDGHSLVIHATDTTVIETFGLEKPAFRILVNTWGTLGAIGATTGLVPAMTLAPGGIGGAVVSDNITVTHLLNIKRLAYALHEPPAAAFDHAPDVRGAPRRDGTGRIADRGAPAPAQPQDRVERIVRRVLEELGGGP, encoded by the coding sequence ATGGAGGAGCTCGACGACGACCTGCGATCCGTGCAGGAGGCACGTCGCCTCGCGGTGACCTGCCGTACCGCCCAGCGCGAGTTCGCCACCGCGACCCAGCAGGAGGTCGACCGCGTCTGCGCCGCGATGGCCGACGCCGTCTACCGCGAGGCCGCCCGGCTCGGCGCGATGGCCGTCGAGGAGACCGGGTACGGCGTACCTGCGCACAAGCGCATCAAGGTGGAGTTCGCGTCCAGGGCCGTGTGGGAGTCGATCAAGGACGTCCCGACCGTCGGGATCCTGCGGCGTGACCCGGCGGCGGGGATCGTCGAGATCGGCGCCCCGGTGGGCGTCGTCGTCGGCCTGTGCCCGTCCACGAACCCCAGCTCGACGGCCGTCTACAAGGTCCTGATCTCGGTGAAGGCGCGCAACGGCTGCATCATCGCCCCGCACCCGGCCGCCAAGCGCAGCACGTACGAGGCCGTCAAGGTGATGATCGAGGCCGGCGAGCGTGCGGGGATGCCCAAGGGCCTGGTCGCCTGCATGCAGCAGGTGAGCCTGCAGGGCTCCCAGGAGCTCATGAAGCACTACGCGACGTCGGTGATCCTGGCGACCGGTGGGACCCCGATGGTCCGAGCCGCGCACAGCAGCGGCAAGCCGGCGTTCGGGGTCGGTCCGGGCAACGTGCCGGTGTACGTCGACCGGTCCGCCGACGTGCTCGCCGCGGCCGAGGCGATCGTCAACAGCAAGGCTTTCGACTGCTCGACGATCTGCGCGACGGAGCAGTCGGTGGTCGCCGACGAGCCGATCGCCGGCACCCTGCGGGCGGAGATGGAGCGTCTGGGCGCCTACTGGGTGAACCCGGCGCAGAAGGCCGCTCTCGAGCGGACGGTCTTTGCTCCCGGCGGGGCGATGAACCCGCGGGCGGTGGGCAAGACGCCGCAGGCCCTCGCGCAGCTGGCCGGGATCGAGGTGCCCGCCTGGGCACGCATCCTGGTGGCCGAGCTGAGCGCTGTGGGGCGCGAGGAGCCACTGAGCGCGGAAAAGCTCACGACCGTGCTCGGCTGGTACGTCGAGAAGGGCTGGCGCGCGGGCTGTGACCGCTCGATCGAGCTGCTCCGATTCGGCGGCGACGGGCACTCCCTGGTGATCCACGCGACCGACACCACCGTCATCGAGACCTTCGGTCTGGAGAAGCCCGCGTTCCGGATCCTGGTCAACACCTGGGGGACGCTGGGGGCGATCGGGGCGACGACCGGCCTCGTGCCGGCCATGACGCTGGCGCCCGGCGGGATCGGCGGTGCGGTGGTCAGTGACAACATCACCGTCACGCACCTGCTCAACATCAAGCGCCTCGCGTACGCCCTGCACGAGCCTCCGGCGGCGGCCTTCGACCACGCGCCCGACGTGCGGGGCGCCCCGCGGCGGGACGGCACCGGACGCATCGCGGACCGGGGCGCCCCGGCGCCCGCACAGCCGCAGGACCGCGTCGAGCGGATCGTGCGTCGGGTGCTCGAAGAGCTGGGAGGTGGCCCGTGA
- the eutL gene encoding ethanolamine utilization microcompartment protein EutL gives MAVLDPIKPTILATRVIPNVDRGFAARLGLRDDQRSLALVTCDIDDCLYVSLDEATKMAEVEVVYAKSFYAGSAHASGPLSGEIIGILAAPNPAEARSGLAACVGYAQEKAWFEAADDAGDLAFFAHPISRTGTYLSKEAGIGVGTPMAYLIAPPLEATYALDLALKMAEVEMVVWFEPPSETNFSGGFLTGDQSAVVAACNAFRAGVLEIAAHPLEA, from the coding sequence ATGGCCGTACTCGACCCGATCAAGCCGACGATCCTCGCGACGCGGGTGATCCCGAACGTGGACCGCGGCTTCGCCGCGCGGCTGGGCCTGCGTGACGACCAGCGGAGCCTGGCCCTGGTCACCTGCGACATCGACGACTGCCTCTACGTCTCCCTCGACGAGGCCACCAAGATGGCCGAGGTCGAGGTCGTCTACGCGAAGAGCTTCTACGCCGGCTCCGCGCACGCCTCCGGCCCGCTGTCCGGGGAGATCATCGGCATCCTGGCCGCGCCGAACCCGGCCGAGGCCCGCTCGGGCCTGGCGGCCTGCGTCGGGTACGCCCAGGAGAAGGCCTGGTTCGAGGCGGCCGACGACGCGGGCGACCTCGCGTTCTTCGCGCACCCGATCTCCCGCACCGGCACGTACCTGAGCAAGGAGGCAGGCATCGGGGTGGGCACCCCGATGGCGTACCTCATCGCCCCGCCGCTCGAGGCGACGTACGCCCTGGACCTTGCCCTGAAGATGGCCGAGGTCGAGATGGTGGTGTGGTTCGAGCCGCCGTCCGAGACCAACTTCTCCGGTGGCTTCCTGACCGGCGACCAGAGCGCCGTCGTCGCCGCGTGCAACGCCTTCCGCGCCGGTGTCCTCGAGATCGCCGCCCACCCGTTGGAGGCGTGA
- the eutC gene encoding ethanolamine ammonia-lyase subunit EutC, with the protein MSVVSATEVRSIVEAVLAELAQTPTAPTAPTAPTAPTAVERAPAAPRPSAASSTGPAASQPGELRIEVSDPTVPDRRRQIGVQNPANPTGLANLAASTGARLAVGRAGPRPRTGTVLLFSADHAVTQDAIFGDVPTALLDQFGLFTVQTQVTGQDEFLLRPDLGRLLSAEAKALVEQKCVKKPQVQVVVGDGLSAAAVANNLPQIYPVIEQGLRGAGLTVGTPFFVRYCRVGVMNDINDIIRADMVVLLIGERPGLGVADAMSVYSGWRPTAGKTDADRDVICMITENGGTNPLEAGAFVVEHVKNVMQHQASGVELRLKQSGSR; encoded by the coding sequence ATGAGCGTCGTGTCCGCGACCGAGGTCCGAAGCATCGTCGAGGCGGTGCTGGCCGAGCTCGCCCAGACCCCGACTGCCCCGACCGCCCCGACTGCCCCGACGGCGCCGACTGCGGTGGAGCGGGCTCCCGCGGCACCGCGGCCCTCCGCGGCGAGCTCCACCGGACCCGCGGCGTCGCAGCCCGGCGAGCTGCGCATCGAGGTGAGCGACCCGACGGTCCCTGACCGGCGCCGCCAGATCGGTGTGCAGAACCCCGCCAACCCCACCGGACTGGCCAACCTCGCGGCCTCGACCGGGGCGCGACTTGCGGTCGGTCGCGCGGGCCCACGCCCGCGGACGGGTACCGTCCTGCTCTTCAGCGCCGACCACGCGGTGACCCAGGACGCCATCTTCGGTGATGTGCCGACGGCGCTGCTCGACCAGTTCGGGCTGTTCACCGTGCAGACCCAGGTGACCGGACAGGACGAGTTCCTGCTTCGACCTGATCTCGGTCGGCTGCTCTCGGCCGAGGCCAAGGCCCTGGTCGAGCAGAAGTGCGTCAAGAAGCCGCAGGTGCAGGTCGTGGTCGGGGACGGCCTCTCCGCCGCCGCGGTCGCGAACAACCTGCCGCAGATCTACCCCGTGATCGAGCAGGGCCTGCGCGGGGCGGGTCTCACGGTCGGCACGCCGTTCTTCGTGCGGTACTGCCGCGTCGGCGTGATGAACGACATCAACGACATCATCCGGGCGGACATGGTCGTCCTGCTCATCGGCGAGCGGCCGGGCCTGGGCGTGGCCGACGCGATGAGCGTGTACTCCGGCTGGCGCCCGACCGCGGGCAAGACGGATGCGGACCGCGACGTCATCTGCATGATCACCGAGAACGGGGGCACCAACCCGCTCGAGGCCGGCGCCTTCGTCGTCGAGCACGTCAAGAACGTGATGCAGCATCAGGCCAGTGGGGTCGAGCTGCGGTTGAAGCAGAGCGGGAGCCGATGA